From the genome of Deinococcus sp. AJ005, one region includes:
- a CDS encoding S8 family serine peptidase — translation MKNKFVPLSLLTLGLLSACSGTAPTAALPAPQERFARVALVPLEAGDTPQSLAQAVGGEVLSWNDAGCASGDEANCTAMIGVNEKLSAQNLHALGGRTVYVEPNKDVFSGGGTMTATMGGRISMWSGGQFSQLPENTALWQKIRLEEAQQLAPKLGQGVTVAVIDTGLDLQHPAFDGALTDPSDWYDFYSDDAIPQDEGTSGDKGYGHGTNVAGIVLQVAPEAKIMPLRVLGPDGSGDVVMVAKAIFWAAAHGADVINLSLGSSENSKSVQFAIDWVTLKGVLVVSSAGNSNLNTITYPAANASNGYHSGNYSLSVGSVALNDVKSSFSNYSSSLKMVAPGENVYAPAPDGRMTSWSGTSMAAPMASGGLALALGQQGSSARLVENMAGNAADIYKISANGLYKDKLGQKGRLDLVQFLGHASD, via the coding sequence ATGAAGAATAAATTTGTCCCCCTCAGTCTGCTGACCCTTGGTCTGCTATCCGCATGTTCCGGCACAGCTCCCACCGCCGCCTTGCCCGCTCCCCAGGAACGTTTTGCCCGTGTGGCTCTGGTCCCGCTGGAAGCTGGCGACACGCCGCAGAGTCTGGCCCAGGCGGTGGGCGGCGAAGTGCTGAGCTGGAACGATGCCGGGTGCGCTTCCGGCGACGAGGCCAACTGCACGGCCATGATCGGCGTGAACGAGAAGCTCAGCGCTCAGAACCTCCATGCCCTGGGCGGACGGACGGTCTATGTCGAGCCGAACAAGGATGTCTTCAGCGGCGGCGGCACCATGACGGCCACGATGGGCGGCAGGATCAGTATGTGGTCTGGTGGGCAGTTTTCCCAACTTCCCGAAAATACTGCGCTGTGGCAGAAGATTCGTCTCGAAGAAGCGCAGCAGTTGGCACCCAAACTGGGACAGGGAGTGACTGTGGCCGTGATCGACACTGGCTTGGACCTCCAGCATCCGGCCTTCGACGGCGCTCTCACAGATCCCTCTGACTGGTACGACTTCTACTCCGATGATGCGATCCCGCAGGACGAGGGAACCTCTGGTGACAAGGGGTACGGTCACGGTACCAACGTGGCGGGCATCGTCTTGCAGGTGGCCCCGGAAGCAAAGATTATGCCTCTGCGCGTGCTGGGTCCAGACGGGTCCGGTGACGTGGTGATGGTGGCAAAGGCCATTTTCTGGGCCGCTGCCCATGGGGCCGACGTGATTAATCTGAGCCTGGGTAGCAGCGAGAATTCCAAAAGCGTGCAGTTCGCTATCGATTGGGTCACGCTTAAGGGGGTGCTGGTGGTGTCATCGGCGGGCAACAGCAACCTGAACACGATCACCTATCCGGCAGCCAATGCCAGTAATGGTTACCACAGCGGCAATTACAGCCTGAGCGTGGGCAGCGTCGCTCTGAACGATGTCAAGTCCAGCTTCTCGAACTATTCTTCCAGCCTGAAGATGGTGGCCCCTGGCGAGAATGTCTACGCCCCGGCCCCGGACGGACGCATGACGTCCTGGAGCGGCACCTCGATGGCCGCGCCGATGGCGAGCGGCGGTCTGGCGCTGGCGCTGGGTCAGCAGGGATCGTCAGCGCGACTGGTCGAGAATATGGCCGGGAATGCAGCGGACATTTACAAGATCAGCGCCAACGGGCTGTACAAGGACAAGCTGGGACAGAAGGGCCGTCTGGATCTGGTGCAGTTCCTCGGCCACGCCAGCGATTAA
- a CDS encoding HD domain-containing phosphohydrolase: MTVNRRPPSALLSGAIQTQIQALHCAIPELLGVDPAQALTLAQTCCLLTADYDSSEAAESRVLLGRALQANGQRTEALEEFRRAADSFAHLGQPTAEAEAQGFAGKLQLDLGHFDEAAEHLERAIGLSQEQADGQGIQATALNHLAIVNHHQGKVAEALGLLHRALGLRELEGNATGQINCLTNIGNIQMWFGQYGDAVKSLTQAYTLYKTQPADLKLETPILHNLAHVHSMRGDNGLAIEIMEAAYKSAVGSRDQQIQAAASLNLGMCCLDARQFDRAREYLQLALDLSRALKYQVGELHALDSLGNLYQQTEEPARAVQTIGEALGIALEIGSKQGELEARLQLGRLYLRQGVLDAAQQELETGLSLAIGIQSAKEQSEAHEALAEYFERRGDLGQALAHSRELTRIERELFNAERDRQTRNLSIQFEVERARHDAEIYRVRTDVEHEGRQRAEEQVRVRTAELARAQQEVVTRLAMAAEYRDDTTGEHTRRVGRTSARIALALGWPESQANVLGVAARLHDVGKIGIPDSVLLKPGKLDAAEFNQMQTHTLIGARILSGGRSELLRMAEEIALTHHERWDGSGYPRGLCGGQIPLSGRIVALADVFDALTQARPYKRAWSAQEALDEIRKQTGVHFDPQLVELALEVLTQPDAHGADGGEELLPLEQEDASHMLTVFEQLLVERTRELDQARAETERLALTDSLTGLGNRRALEQGLERTLNEAARDGKSFTVISFALDRLEGVNDLHGHAHGDDFLHSFALALAENFADVGPAYRIGGDEFAIVSTLVLETEALHHRLLQTQSQMQRCDFEAATASMGTAQYPQDAQTAGDLLRLSDQRMDQAKLSRRRGLH; this comes from the coding sequence ATGACCGTCAATCGCCGTCCGCCGTCTGCGCTGCTTTCTGGAGCGATCCAGACCCAGATTCAGGCCTTGCACTGTGCCATCCCTGAACTGCTGGGTGTTGATCCGGCCCAGGCACTGACCCTGGCCCAGACCTGCTGCTTGCTGACGGCGGATTACGATTCCAGTGAGGCTGCCGAGAGCCGGGTGCTGCTGGGCCGGGCGCTCCAGGCCAATGGACAGCGGACAGAGGCATTGGAGGAATTCCGCCGCGCCGCCGACAGTTTCGCTCATCTGGGACAGCCCACTGCTGAGGCCGAGGCCCAGGGGTTCGCGGGCAAGTTACAGCTTGATCTGGGACATTTTGACGAGGCGGCGGAGCATCTGGAACGGGCCATAGGGCTTTCCCAGGAGCAGGCGGATGGACAGGGCATTCAGGCGACGGCACTCAACCACCTCGCCATCGTCAACCACCATCAGGGCAAAGTGGCTGAAGCTCTGGGACTGCTTCACCGCGCCCTCGGACTGCGTGAACTGGAGGGGAACGCCACGGGCCAGATCAACTGTCTGACTAACATCGGCAACATTCAGATGTGGTTCGGGCAGTATGGGGATGCCGTCAAATCACTGACGCAGGCCTACACCCTCTACAAGACGCAGCCTGCCGACCTTAAATTAGAAACCCCGATTCTGCACAATCTGGCCCACGTCCACAGCATGCGGGGGGACAACGGGCTGGCAATTGAGATCATGGAGGCGGCCTACAAGTCGGCAGTGGGGTCCAGGGACCAGCAGATTCAGGCCGCTGCCAGTCTCAATCTCGGTATGTGTTGCCTGGATGCCCGGCAGTTTGACCGCGCGCGCGAGTATCTGCAACTGGCCCTGGATCTCAGCCGCGCACTGAAATATCAGGTGGGCGAACTGCACGCGCTGGACAGCCTGGGCAATCTGTATCAGCAGACCGAGGAACCGGCGCGGGCGGTGCAGACCATCGGGGAAGCGCTGGGGATCGCGCTGGAAATTGGCTCGAAGCAGGGCGAGCTGGAGGCCCGGCTGCAACTGGGACGGCTCTACCTGCGACAAGGGGTGCTGGACGCCGCCCAGCAGGAACTTGAGACGGGCCTGAGCCTGGCCATCGGCATCCAGTCGGCCAAAGAGCAATCCGAGGCGCACGAAGCGCTGGCCGAATATTTCGAGCGACGCGGCGATCTGGGGCAGGCGCTGGCCCACAGCCGCGAACTGACCCGCATTGAGCGCGAGTTATTTAATGCCGAGCGGGACCGTCAGACCCGCAACCTCAGCATCCAGTTCGAAGTCGAGCGTGCCCGCCACGACGCCGAGATTTACCGCGTGCGGACTGACGTGGAGCATGAGGGCCGGCAGCGCGCCGAAGAGCAGGTGCGGGTGCGGACTGCCGAACTGGCCCGCGCCCAGCAGGAGGTGGTCACGCGCCTGGCGATGGCCGCCGAATACCGCGACGACACCACCGGGGAACATACCCGGCGGGTGGGGCGGACCTCGGCCCGGATTGCGCTGGCGCTGGGCTGGCCGGAGAGCCAGGCCAACGTGCTGGGCGTCGCAGCGCGGCTGCACGATGTGGGCAAGATTGGGATTCCAGACAGCGTGCTGCTCAAGCCAGGCAAGCTCGATGCCGCCGAATTCAACCAGATGCAGACCCATACCCTGATCGGCGCGCGCATCCTGTCGGGGGGGCGCTCCGAGTTGCTGCGCATGGCCGAGGAGATCGCCCTGACGCACCACGAGCGCTGGGACGGCAGCGGCTACCCGCGTGGTCTGTGTGGCGGCCAGATTCCACTGTCGGGCCGCATTGTGGCGCTGGCTGACGTGTTCGATGCCCTGACCCAGGCGCGGCCCTACAAGCGGGCCTGGAGCGCGCAGGAGGCCCTGGATGAAATCCGCAAGCAGACGGGCGTGCATTTCGATCCGCAACTGGTGGAGCTTGCCCTGGAAGTCCTGACCCAACCGGACGCGCACGGGGCGGACGGGGGCGAGGAGCTTCTCCCGCTGGAGCAGGAGGACGCCAGCCACATGCTGACCGTGTTTGAGCAATTGCTGGTGGAACGCACCCGTGAACTGGACCAGGCACGCGCGGAGACCGAGCGGCTGGCCCTGACCGACAGCCTGACCGGACTGGGCAACCGCCGGGCGCTGGAGCAGGGGCTGGAACGCACCCTGAACGAGGCGGCCAGAGACGGCAAAAGCTTTACCGTCATTTCGTTTGCTCTCGATAGATTGGAAGGCGTCAACGACCTTCATGGGCACGCCCATGGGGACGACTTTCTTCATAGCTTTGCGCTTGCGCTGGCCGAGAATTTTGCCGATGTGGGGCCAGCTTACCGGATTGGCGGTGATGAATTCGCCATCGTGTCCACGTTAGTGCTGGAAACGGAAGCCCTTCACCACCGGCTGCTTCAGACCCAGTCTCAGATGCAACGTTGCGACTTCGAGGCGGCCACGGCCAGCATGGGAACCGCCCAGTACCCGCAGGACGCCCAGACTGCCGGGGATCTGCTGCGGCTCAGCGATCAGCGCATGGATCAGGCCAAACTGTCGCGGCGGCGTGGCCTGCACTGA
- a CDS encoding molybdopterin oxidoreductase family protein, giving the protein MTASVPTRDVLLTCPLDCPDACRLRVTLGRGEDGQERMLKVTGDAEHPYTRGFACAKTVHYPARANHPDRPLYPLRRINPKTDAEPVFERVSWDAALDDIAARLRTLLDTRGPQSILRYNYAGTMGLMEGAHVHALFRALGTPELDETICATAGTEAWAMGYGARYAVDPADVRHARLIVLWGINSLSTHSHLTPELTAARKAGARIICVDPYRNRTAAYADTHLSIRPGSDTALALGVMHELFAHGWTDDAYIAEATQGIEELREAAREWTPQRTATTTGLSVQDVQDLARAIGTTRPTYIRVGYGMTRHEYGGTNLRAVTLISALTGDWRVPGGGCVLSASGAFKLNRTQLGAAHLIREDTPHINMNAFSDALKPAAGLGATLIYNCNPAVVAPDSGGVRAGLQRPDLLVVVLEQAMTETARLADYVLPATTFAEHADVYTSYGHHWLGYNPAELEAPGEARPNSWVFQQLARRLSVTEPSVYWSVDELLRVVLDSDHPYLEGITPERLKAEGTVRLNLPTPFLPYAHGAETPSGRVQLAPAPVHREAQAALNDVYPLRLLTPPAHHFLNSTYGNLPNLTRAEGGEPQLLIHPDDAQAAGLTDGEHATLESEVGRVQRRVRVSGATQPGVVIVEGTWWGLSAPDGQSINTLTAQTLTDLGGGSTFHNTRVRVRPVGAAVSSQPAQGR; this is encoded by the coding sequence ATGACCGCCTCTGTGCCCACGCGCGACGTGCTGCTCACCTGCCCGCTGGACTGCCCCGATGCCTGCCGCCTGCGGGTCACGCTCGGGCGCGGCGAGGACGGACAGGAACGTATGCTGAAGGTCACGGGAGACGCTGAACATCCCTACACGCGCGGCTTTGCCTGTGCCAAGACGGTGCATTACCCGGCGCGGGCCAACCACCCAGACCGTCCCCTGTATCCGCTGCGGCGCATAAACCCTAAGACCGACGCCGAGCCGGTGTTCGAGCGCGTGAGCTGGGACGCGGCGCTTGACGACATCGCCGCCCGCCTGAGAACGCTGCTGGACACGCGCGGTCCGCAGAGCATCCTGCGCTACAACTACGCCGGGACCATGGGCCTGATGGAAGGCGCGCACGTACATGCGCTGTTCCGCGCCCTGGGCACCCCGGAACTGGACGAGACGATCTGCGCCACCGCCGGTACCGAGGCCTGGGCCATGGGCTACGGCGCGCGCTACGCGGTTGATCCGGCGGACGTGCGCCACGCCCGACTGATCGTGCTGTGGGGGATCAACAGCCTGAGCACCCACAGCCACCTGACGCCCGAGCTGACGGCGGCCCGCAAGGCCGGGGCCAGGATCATCTGCGTGGACCCGTACCGCAACCGCACCGCCGCCTATGCCGACACGCACCTCAGTATCCGGCCTGGCAGCGACACCGCGCTGGCGCTGGGCGTGATGCACGAGCTGTTTGCCCACGGCTGGACCGACGACGCCTACATCGCCGAGGCCACCCAGGGCATCGAGGAGCTGCGTGAGGCGGCGCGCGAGTGGACGCCGCAGCGCACGGCCACCACGACCGGCCTGAGCGTGCAGGACGTGCAGGACCTCGCCCGCGCCATCGGGACCACCCGGCCCACCTACATCCGGGTGGGCTACGGCATGACCCGCCACGAATACGGCGGAACCAACCTGCGGGCCGTCACCCTGATCTCCGCGCTGACCGGCGACTGGCGCGTGCCGGGGGGTGGCTGCGTCCTGAGCGCCAGCGGGGCCTTCAAACTCAACCGCACGCAACTGGGCGCGGCCCACCTGATCCGGGAGGACACGCCGCACATCAACATGAACGCCTTCTCGGACGCCCTGAAGCCCGCCGCCGGACTGGGGGCCACGCTGATCTACAACTGCAACCCGGCGGTGGTGGCCCCAGATTCGGGCGGTGTGCGCGCCGGCCTTCAGCGCCCCGACCTGCTGGTGGTGGTGCTGGAGCAGGCCATGACCGAGACGGCCCGGCTGGCCGATTACGTGCTGCCCGCCACGACCTTTGCCGAACACGCCGACGTGTACACGAGTTACGGCCACCACTGGCTGGGCTACAACCCCGCCGAACTAGAGGCCCCCGGCGAGGCGCGGCCCAACTCCTGGGTCTTTCAGCAACTGGCCCGCCGCCTGAGCGTAACCGAGCCGAGCGTCTACTGGAGTGTGGATGAACTGCTGAGGGTCGTGCTGGACAGTGACCACCCGTATCTGGAAGGAATAACCCCGGAAAGGTTGAAAGCCGAGGGCACCGTGCGCCTGAACCTGCCCACGCCTTTCTTGCCGTATGCCCACGGCGCGGAGACCCCCAGTGGCCGGGTGCAGCTTGCACCCGCACCGGTTCACCGCGAGGCGCAGGCCGCCCTGAACGACGTCTATCCCCTGCGGCTGCTCACCCCGCCGGCGCATCACTTCCTGAACAGCACCTACGGCAACCTGCCCAACCTCACCCGCGCCGAGGGCGGCGAGCCTCAGCTCCTGATCCACCCCGACGACGCGCAGGCGGCTGGGCTGACCGACGGCGAGCACGCCACGCTGGAATCTGAGGTGGGCCGGGTGCAGCGCCGCGTGCGGGTGTCCGGGGCCACGCAGCCGGGCGTGGTGATCGTGGAGGGCACGTGGTGGGGCCTGTCAGCGCCGGACGGCCAGAGCATCAATACCCTGACCGCCCAGACCCTCACGGACCTGGGTGGGGGCAGCACCTTCCACAACACGCGGGTGCGGGTGCGGCCTGTTGGGGCCGCCGTCTCCTCGCAACCTGCTCAGGGAAGATGA
- a CDS encoding serine hydrolase, giving the protein MFRRDPVRLALARVSEVLEVDARPLLGLTRMVFRRGGMLAVSRGGKRVLVPLGGVEVGGVFELASVTKPFTSALAGALVDAGRLDWNAPPSSLGGPFRRLPAHLTPLSLATHTAGLPMHPARAAVTVFTRFYDPYGGMSASDVIASARRWSQPSRQPRFAYSNLGVGLLALALAHAAGEEASATGYGRALTDWVTGPLGLGVSLTPAGAVVRPSGFLGGSTLTGFGPLAGAGGLFGTAADLLTFGESRLAAPPPPLLNPPGLPRHLRGVAPGWMVSGPDGEMRWHDGLARGTRSGLGLNVQSGAVVALLSRGTDSPLGVRGAMPALLLSLLGAGR; this is encoded by the coding sequence ATGTTCCGCCGCGATCCCGTGAGACTGGCCCTGGCGCGCGTCTCGGAGGTGCTGGAGGTGGACGCCCGGCCCCTGCTGGGGCTGACGCGAATGGTCTTCCGGCGCGGCGGCATGCTGGCGGTCTCGCGCGGGGGGAAGCGGGTGCTGGTGCCGCTAGGTGGTGTGGAGGTGGGCGGCGTTTTTGAACTCGCCAGCGTGACCAAACCGTTTACCTCCGCGTTGGCTGGGGCGCTGGTGGACGCGGGACGGCTGGACTGGAATGCGCCGCCGTCCAGTCTGGGCGGCCCATTTCGCCGTCTGCCCGCCCACCTGACTCCACTCTCTCTCGCCACCCACACGGCGGGCCTGCCGATGCACCCGGCGCGGGCGGCGGTGACCGTGTTCACGCGTTTCTATGATCCCTACGGCGGCATGAGCGCCTCCGACGTGATCGCCAGTGCGCGGCGCTGGAGCCAGCCTTCCCGCCAGCCCCGGTTCGCGTATTCCAACCTGGGCGTGGGGCTGCTGGCGTTGGCCCTGGCCCACGCGGCGGGCGAGGAAGCCAGCGCGACAGGGTATGGACGGGCGTTGACGGACTGGGTGACTGGACCACTGGGGCTGGGCGTGAGCCTCACTCCAGCGGGCGCAGTGGTACGGCCCTCGGGTTTTTTAGGGGGGAGCACTTTGACAGGGTTTGGCCCACTGGCCGGAGCAGGCGGTCTATTCGGCACGGCGGCGGACCTGCTGACTTTTGGCGAATCCCGGCTGGCTGCGCCGCCCCCACCGCTCCTGAACCCGCCGGGCCTGCCCCGCCACCTGCGCGGCGTGGCCCCCGGCTGGATGGTCTCCGGCCCAGACGGCGAGATGCGATGGCACGACGGTCTGGCACGCGGCACCCGCAGCGGGTTGGGATTGAATGTCCAGTCCGGTGCAGTGGTGGCGCTGCTGTCGCGCGGCACCGATTCGCCGCTGGGCGTGCGCGGGGCCATGCCTGCGCTGCTGCTGTCGCTGCTGGGGGCAGGCAGGTAA
- a CDS encoding S9 family peptidase yields the protein MPDPSESRPTTTQPPSADREPVTHSIHGEVRPDDYHWLKTRGRADAGVLGYLNAENAHLDVVMSPLRGTQETIYKELLSHVQEDDEQPPVQDGEWHYFTRTLEGKAHPVFLRRPIGGGDEQTLLNLNALKEREGLDNVWVYLTRPSPDGRYWAYLMDKTGQEVWELRVLDTQTGELAEAALTGISGWTLAWHADSSALLYATEDDTQRADKIWRHTLRQPQSADELLFQEDDSTFRVGASLSENGETLLLVSEANMAQEWLALDARDVSARPQMLLPRVRGTEVMLADGGDHWLALTNAGGAEEFKLARLPKAAGMDLKNADEVVPYTAERHLTGMHLFKTHLLLSGREGGFARLWVLPRTADGYGAARRVEFPEDSYTVRIGGNRVYETDTARILYSSLTRPTEHLDLDLNTLETVFVKATPVPGYDASQYVSEMVWATAPDGEGVPVSVVRRRDTALPAPTLLYGYGSYGIPMDPVFSMTRLPLLDRGWVWAIAHIRGGSERGRNWYDSGRLQHKMNTFTDFVAAGEHLKAAGMAGDLVAMGRSAGGLLMGAVVNLRPDLWKAAFVGVPFVDVLSTMLDASIPLTTGEYDEWGNPNDAGAYADMRAYSPYDNLKAGVYPHLFVSTGLNDPRVAYWEPAKYVARLRTLEESGSGMLVLKTNMGAGHGGSSGRYDALNEAAEEYAFALAAVAGELQSD from the coding sequence ATGCCTGATCCTTCAGAGAGTCGGCCCACCACCACCCAGCCGCCCAGCGCAGACCGCGAACCGGTTACCCACAGCATTCATGGCGAGGTCCGCCCGGATGATTACCACTGGCTCAAGACGCGCGGCAGGGCCGACGCCGGGGTACTGGGGTATCTGAACGCCGAGAATGCCCACCTGGACGTGGTGATGTCGCCGCTGCGGGGGACGCAGGAGACGATTTACAAAGAACTCCTCTCGCACGTTCAGGAAGACGACGAGCAGCCCCCCGTGCAGGACGGCGAGTGGCACTACTTCACGCGCACCCTGGAAGGCAAAGCACATCCGGTCTTTCTGCGCCGCCCGATTGGTGGAGGCGATGAGCAGACCCTGCTGAACCTGAACGCCCTGAAAGAGCGTGAGGGCCTGGACAACGTGTGGGTCTACCTGACCCGCCCCAGCCCGGACGGGCGCTACTGGGCCTACCTGATGGATAAGACGGGCCAGGAGGTCTGGGAACTGCGCGTGCTGGACACCCAGACCGGAGAACTGGCCGAGGCCGCGCTGACGGGGATCAGTGGCTGGACGCTGGCGTGGCACGCCGACAGTTCGGCGCTGCTGTATGCCACTGAGGACGACACCCAGCGCGCCGATAAGATCTGGCGGCACACGCTGCGCCAGCCGCAGAGCGCCGACGAACTGCTGTTTCAGGAAGACGATTCCACCTTCCGCGTGGGCGCGTCACTCTCGGAGAATGGGGAAACGCTGCTGCTGGTCAGCGAGGCCAACATGGCGCAAGAATGGCTGGCTCTGGATGCGCGCGACGTCAGCGCCCGTCCGCAGATGCTACTGCCTCGCGTGCGAGGAACAGAAGTGATGCTGGCCGACGGCGGGGATCACTGGCTGGCCCTGACAAATGCGGGCGGCGCGGAGGAATTCAAGCTGGCGCGGCTGCCCAAAGCGGCGGGGATGGACCTCAAGAACGCAGACGAGGTTGTGCCCTACACCGCCGAGCGCCACCTGACTGGCATGCACCTCTTCAAAACCCATCTGCTGCTCTCCGGGCGTGAGGGCGGATTCGCACGGTTGTGGGTGCTGCCGCGCACCGCAGACGGCTACGGCGCGGCCCGCCGGGTGGAATTCCCCGAAGACAGCTACACCGTCCGCATCGGTGGCAACCGGGTCTACGAAACCGACACGGCGCGCATTCTCTACAGCAGCCTGACCCGGCCCACCGAACATCTGGATCTAGACCTAAATACTCTGGAAACGGTGTTTGTCAAGGCCACCCCCGTCCCCGGCTATGACGCCTCCCAGTACGTCTCAGAGATGGTCTGGGCCACCGCTCCCGATGGCGAGGGGGTGCCCGTGAGCGTGGTGCGCCGCCGTGACACCGCGCTGCCCGCCCCAACACTGCTGTACGGCTACGGCAGCTATGGAATCCCGATGGACCCTGTCTTTTCCATGACCCGGCTGCCGCTGCTAGACCGGGGCTGGGTCTGGGCCATCGCCCACATCCGGGGCGGCTCCGAGCGTGGGCGCAACTGGTACGACTCGGGGCGGCTGCAACACAAGATGAATACCTTCACTGACTTTGTGGCAGCGGGCGAACACCTCAAAGCGGCTGGCATGGCGGGCGATCTGGTGGCGATGGGCCGCAGCGCCGGCGGCCTGCTGATGGGCGCGGTGGTCAACCTGCGCCCGGACCTGTGGAAGGCGGCCTTCGTGGGTGTGCCGTTCGTGGACGTGCTGAGTACCATGCTGGACGCCAGCATCCCGCTGACCACCGGGGAATATGACGAGTGGGGCAACCCCAATGACGCGGGGGCCTATGCCGACATGCGCGCCTACAGTCCTTACGACAACTTGAAGGCGGGCGTCTACCCGCACCTGTTCGTGTCCACCGGCCTCAACGATCCGCGCGTGGCGTACTGGGAACCGGCCAAATACGTGGCGCGGCTGCGAACGCTGGAGGAGTCTGGCAGCGGCATGCTGGTCCTCAAGACCAACATGGGCGCGGGCCACGGCGGCAGCAGCGGGCGCTACGACGCCCTGAACGAGGCGGCAGAGGAATACGCCTTCGCGCTGGCAGCGGTGGCAGGAGAATTGCAGAGCGATTGA
- a CDS encoding dienelactone hydrolase family protein, whose protein sequence is MPSPRNIQTIRVQSGSRSLPAYLARPALMDRDAPGVLVIHEAFGLNDDIRGIADRFAQAGYVALAVDLFAEQNRAVCMTRMMSGIFLNSLEHAGVQDTKQALTALGELEGVDASRLGAVGFCMGGSLAVAMACTDDRVKAIAPYYGFNPHPLEAVRRGCPVVGSYPGQDVTRKQGEALRDELTAAGVPNDIKIYEGAKHSFANQGPNFDAVASVDAWNRVMAFFDEHVVGGHV, encoded by the coding sequence ATGCCCTCCCCCAGAAATATTCAGACCATCCGGGTTCAATCGGGAAGCCGCAGCCTGCCTGCCTATCTGGCCCGCCCTGCCCTGATGGATAGGGACGCCCCCGGCGTGCTGGTCATCCACGAAGCGTTTGGCCTGAACGACGATATCCGGGGCATCGCGGACCGTTTCGCGCAGGCGGGTTATGTGGCGCTGGCGGTGGACCTCTTTGCCGAGCAGAACCGCGCGGTCTGCATGACCCGCATGATGTCGGGCATTTTTCTGAACTCGCTGGAGCATGCGGGGGTGCAGGACACGAAGCAGGCGCTGACCGCGCTGGGTGAGCTGGAGGGCGTGGACGCCTCGCGGCTGGGCGCGGTGGGCTTTTGCATGGGCGGCAGTCTGGCGGTGGCGATGGCCTGCACGGATGACCGCGTCAAGGCCATCGCGCCGTATTACGGCTTCAACCCGCACCCGCTGGAGGCCGTGCGGCGGGGTTGCCCGGTGGTGGGCAGCTACCCCGGCCAGGACGTGACCCGCAAGCAGGGCGAGGCGCTGCGGGACGAACTGACGGCGGCGGGCGTCCCCAACGACATCAAGATCTATGAGGGCGCGAAGCATTCGTTCGCCAATCAGGGTCCCAACTTTGACGCGGTGGCGAGTGTGGACGCCTGGAACCGCGTGATGGCGTTTTTTGACGAGCATGTGGTGGGTGGGCACGTCTGA
- a CDS encoding DMT family transporter — MTPRPVPTLPSPAAATLAPLLFVFLWSTGFIGTKGAALNADPFAFLSVRFVLAALLMAGLTLALRAPWPRGRAQWTQAAVSGLLLHAGYLGAVTYGIAQHLPAGVMSVIVGLQPLLTGLLSGPLLGESVSTRQWAGLGLGFVGVVLVVLGRAPGGGAYTTPALLAALFALLATTLGTLYQRRSGADVPLLGGTAGQYAASAVAMLTLTALHGGAYIHWNTEFIVSLVWLTLALSVGAILLLLTLIRRMPAARVSSLFYLVPPLVVIEAYFLYGERLSALALVGLLGCVGGVLLASVTPGAKGAFARRRVGYK; from the coding sequence GTGACCCCCCGCCCCGTCCCCACCTTGCCCAGTCCAGCCGCCGCCACGCTGGCCCCGCTGCTGTTCGTCTTTCTGTGGAGTACCGGGTTCATCGGCACCAAGGGCGCGGCGCTGAATGCCGATCCCTTCGCCTTCTTGAGCGTGCGCTTCGTGCTGGCGGCGCTGCTGATGGCCGGGCTGACGCTGGCGCTGCGCGCCCCGTGGCCGCGAGGGCGCGCACAATGGACGCAGGCGGCAGTGAGCGGGTTATTGCTGCACGCCGGGTATCTGGGGGCCGTGACCTACGGCATCGCGCAGCATCTGCCCGCCGGGGTGATGTCGGTGATCGTGGGGCTGCAACCGCTGCTGACGGGCCTGTTGTCGGGGCCACTGCTGGGCGAGTCGGTCAGCACCCGGCAGTGGGCGGGCCTGGGCCTGGGCTTCGTGGGCGTGGTGCTGGTGGTTCTGGGGCGCGCACCGGGGGGAGGCGCGTACACGACTCCGGCCCTGCTGGCGGCGCTGTTTGCCTTGCTGGCCACCACGCTGGGCACGCTGTATCAGCGGCGTTCGGGGGCGGACGTTCCATTGCTGGGCGGCACGGCGGGGCAGTACGCGGCCAGTGCCGTCGCCATGCTGACCCTAACGGCCCTTCACGGCGGCGCATATATCCACTGGAACACGGAATTTATCGTCTCGCTGGTCTGGCTCACGCTGGCGCTATCGGTTGGGGCGATCCTGCTGCTGCTCACCCTGATTCGCCGGATGCCCGCCGCCCGCGTGAGCAGCCTGTTCTATCTGGTACCGCCGCTGGTGGTCATCGAAGCGTATTTCCTGTACGGCGAACGCCTGAGTGCTCTGGCGCTGGTGGGCCTGCTGGGCTGCGTGGGCGGCGTGCTGCTGGCCAGTGTGACGCCGGGGGCAAAGGGGGCTTTCGCACGGAGGCGGGTAGGGTACAAGTAA